One window of Gemmatimonas aurantiaca genomic DNA carries:
- a CDS encoding zinc-dependent alcohol dehydrogenase family protein, with protein MTIRAAVLRATALPRPYTDSLPLTVETVQLTPPQAHEVRVRIVAAGLCHSDLSVVDGNRPRPLPMVLGHEAAGEVIEVGTGVGDLVVGDHVVFAFVPQCGHCAPCRSARPALCEPGAAANGAGELLGGGRRLRDRHGAPLHHHLGVSGFAEEVVVSRQSVVRVDRSLPFEIGALFGCAVMTGVGAIVNTARLRLGESVLVTGLGGIGFAAVLGALAAGAGQVVVADVNDDKLRQALALGAHAAVNSSADGAVEQVRDLTQGGADVGLECAGVVAALDFTWRATRRGGRTVTVGLPHPSQTLAISPVQLVAEERTLQGSYLGSCVPSRDIPAYITLYQSGRLPVDRLLTHRLSLDDINDGFDRLARGEAIRQVILL; from the coding sequence ATGACGATTCGAGCCGCCGTGTTGCGAGCCACGGCACTTCCGCGCCCGTATACCGACAGTCTTCCGCTGACGGTGGAGACGGTGCAGCTGACCCCGCCGCAGGCACACGAAGTTCGTGTGCGCATCGTGGCTGCCGGTCTGTGTCATTCCGATCTGTCGGTGGTGGACGGCAACCGTCCGCGGCCACTGCCCATGGTGCTGGGCCACGAAGCGGCGGGCGAAGTGATCGAAGTGGGGACCGGTGTCGGCGATCTCGTCGTGGGCGATCATGTGGTGTTCGCCTTCGTGCCCCAGTGCGGTCATTGTGCCCCCTGCCGCAGTGCCCGACCCGCGTTGTGTGAACCCGGCGCCGCGGCCAACGGGGCCGGCGAACTGCTTGGCGGCGGCCGACGGCTGCGCGACAGGCACGGCGCACCACTGCATCATCATCTCGGGGTTTCGGGCTTCGCCGAGGAAGTGGTGGTGTCGCGCCAGTCCGTCGTACGGGTGGACCGTTCGTTGCCATTCGAGATCGGCGCGCTGTTCGGTTGCGCCGTGATGACGGGGGTCGGCGCGATCGTGAACACGGCGCGTCTCCGGCTTGGCGAATCGGTGCTCGTCACCGGCCTCGGTGGTATTGGCTTCGCGGCGGTACTCGGGGCTCTGGCTGCCGGCGCCGGCCAGGTCGTCGTGGCCGATGTGAACGACGATAAGCTGCGGCAGGCGCTCGCCCTCGGTGCGCATGCCGCGGTGAACAGCAGTGCGGACGGCGCGGTGGAGCAGGTGCGTGATCTCACGCAGGGCGGCGCGGATGTGGGGCTCGAATGTGCGGGCGTCGTGGCCGCGCTCGACTTCACATGGCGCGCGACCCGTCGTGGCGGACGCACGGTCACCGTGGGACTGCCGCATCCGTCACAGACACTGGCCATTTCGCCGGTGCAGCTGGTCGCGGAGGAACGCACGTTGCAGGGATCGTATCTTGGCAGTTGTGTGCCGTCGCGGGACATCCCGGCCTACATCACGTTGTATCAATCGGGTCGCCTACCGGTGGACCGGTTGCTCACCCATCGTCTTTCGCTCGACGATATCAACGACGGTTTCGATCGCCTCGCGCGTGGCGAGGCGATCCGTCAGGTCATTCTGCTCTGA
- a CDS encoding AAA family ATPase, with protein MSATSILLPLDPLGRRRLKVAFVGTHGVGKTTLCFDLAAQLKRLDLGVDIVKEVARRCPLPINEDTTFDAQAWILHTQIAEEIEAASHYEVVVCDRSVLDNYAYLVARVGRRAELEPLVREWVRSYQALFKVPVLSAPAFDGKRAVSPSFQQEIDGIIDELVHDLGVTVHRLEPGERDQWTVHALAELGLPTQPPQIDLFAMRE; from the coding sequence ATGTCCGCGACGTCCATTCTGCTGCCGCTCGATCCACTCGGTCGTCGCCGACTCAAAGTGGCTTTCGTGGGAACACACGGTGTGGGCAAGACCACGCTCTGTTTCGACCTCGCGGCCCAGCTCAAGCGACTCGATCTCGGGGTCGACATCGTGAAGGAAGTGGCCCGACGGTGTCCCCTGCCGATCAACGAAGACACGACCTTCGATGCGCAGGCGTGGATTCTGCACACGCAGATCGCGGAGGAGATCGAAGCGGCCTCGCACTACGAAGTCGTGGTCTGCGACCGGTCGGTGCTGGACAACTACGCCTATCTCGTGGCCCGCGTGGGGCGCCGCGCGGAACTCGAGCCGCTGGTACGCGAGTGGGTGCGCAGCTATCAGGCACTGTTCAAGGTCCCCGTCCTGTCGGCGCCCGCATTCGACGGCAAACGGGCGGTCAGTCCGTCGTTTCAGCAGGAGATCGATGGCATCATCGATGAACTCGTGCACGACCTGGGCGTGACGGTGCATCGCCTGGAGCCCGGCGAACGCGATCAGTGGACCGTGCATGCGCTCGCGGAGCTCGGACTGCCGACCCAACCGCCGCAGATCGATCTGTTCGCGATGCGGGAGTAG